The Vibrio coralliilyticus genome segment TCGTTTGATACTGCGTTTACCAACAGAAGATGATGCCGCTTTTATTCAGTCACTCTATAACACCGACGGTTTTCTACGCTTTGTTGGTGACAAACAGATTAGAAACCGAAGTGATGCCACTGAGTATATTCGCAACAATATCCTAGCGATGAGAAGGGAAAAAAGTGTCTGCTTGTTAATCGTAGAAAATAAATCAGATAGCAAGCCGCTTGGTGTTTGCGGCCTGATAAAGAGAGACGATTTAGAGGCTTATGATATTGGTTATGGTTTTATGCCGGATTCACATGGGCAGGGCTATGGGTTAGAAGCAGGGCAAGCCATTATTAAATATGCACAACAGCGTCGTGATATTGATGAATTAGTTGCGATCACATCTTCGGATAATGAAGGCAGTAAGGCCCTATTAAGTCGACTCGGTTTTACCTACGTCAAAGTTCAAAATCAGATAAGCGATAAAGTAGACTTACTTCTGTATCAATTGTCATTCACAGACTAATGAAATTTACTCATTCGAATATTTTACAAGGTAATTTGCTGACGGAGCTCAAAACGGTCAGTGCAATGATTGCGATTTATTGCCGCGATCATCATGGATTGCCAGACGGTTGTTTGTGTCATTCGTGCCTAGAGCTGAAAGAGTATGCAGAGGCGAAGCTTGATCGCTGCCCGTATGGTCAAGGCAAGCCGACCTGCAATAAATGTCCGATCCACTGCTATAAGCCTGAACCCAAAGAAAAAATGCGGCAAGTCATGCGTTACTCCGGACCAAAAATGTTGCTACCTCATCCAATTCTTGCGGTTCGGCATTTGATTCATGAGCGAAGAGCAGCGCCAGATAGGCCGGTTAGTGGAGCGTCTAACCGGCATAGAAGGAAGCAGAAGTGATGGGAGGTTATTCTCCAGCGACAGCTTGGTGTTTTGCTTTAATACTCGCAACGAGCATATATAAGCAAGTAGCGAGTAGAATCGCGAACAGGTATCCCATCAGTCCATGGTCACTCGCCATATACCAGCCAGCAACGATAGGCCCGAATACAGAACCTACGCTATAACTGAAAAGCATGACTTGGGTCGCTGAGACAATATAATGCTGTTCCAATTTATCGCAGCCAAGGTTTATCGCAATTGGGTATAAAGCAAAAGCCGCAACGCCAAGCAGAAATACCCCGACGGCTAATACTCGAATAGTATCGTCTAGCAGAATCATGCTGCTAGAAGCAGCACCAAGTAAGCAAAAGAAGGCCATTAATAAAGTGCGGCCAAAGTACTTTGACATCAATGGAACCAATGGCTGAACTGCCATACCACCGAGTATAATTAAAGCCATTAACCCACCTATGTCGTCATGGGCAACCCCTTGATTAGCTAACTCTAGCGGCATTAAGCCGTAAATCGCGCCAAGGATCAGGCCAGAAACAATACAGCCAATAATGGCTGCATGGCTCAATCTGGTGATCTGTT includes the following:
- a CDS encoding GNAT family N-acetyltransferase, producing the protein MENLETHRLILRLPTEDDAAFIQSLYNTDGFLRFVGDKQIRNRSDATEYIRNNILAMRREKSVCLLIVENKSDSKPLGVCGLIKRDDLEAYDIGYGFMPDSHGQGYGLEAGQAIIKYAQQRRDIDELVAITSSDNEGSKALLSRLGFTYVKVQNQISDKVDLLLYQLSFTD
- a CDS encoding nitrous oxide-stimulated promoter family protein, with the translated sequence MKFTHSNILQGNLLTELKTVSAMIAIYCRDHHGLPDGCLCHSCLELKEYAEAKLDRCPYGQGKPTCNKCPIHCYKPEPKEKMRQVMRYSGPKMLLPHPILAVRHLIHERRAAPDRPVSGASNRHRRKQK